TCAGCGTATTGTTCACTATGCAGCAGACAGCAAAATATCGGCACAGAGAAATCCACGCCCAGCGTCTTAGCAAAATTCATTGCTTTTTCGTCAACAATTTTACTTCCATTAATAATATCATTAAAAAAGGTGCTTCGCCGCTGCAGGGCATAATTAGAAAAAACGATCCGTTCTGTTCGCTTATTGATGTCGGTCAAGATAACAGCTGCTGTTCTCCGACCATTAACCAGATAATCCATAGGAGCTATCCGTTCTTCGCAAATTTCTTTTTCTCCGTTGACTTCCAGCTCCCTGATGGTAAACTGCGGTTTTCCGGACGTAATGGTAAAACGAATCTGACGCAAAAATATTGCTGCCACTTCAGGCGGAAATACCTCATGCAAAGTGCTCCCGATAAGCTCTGACCGTGGTTTGATCAACTTTTCACCAAATGCTTCAATATGACGCCCATCCTCATCAAAAATAAAACTTTTGTCCGGTACAGCCTTGGCAAAAGCTCTCAGCAGCGCCTCATTTGCTTTTGCTGCCAGCTCTTTTTCGGCTTGGTCAGACACATCCTGATAAATCAGGCAATAGCCGGTTTGCCGCTCTTTTGCAATCAGCGGATAAGCGGTAAGCAAAACAGGAACTGCCTGTCCATTGACTCGCTGACGAACCACACTCATTCTAATTGTCTGCCCTGAAGCAATAGCCTGCCGAATAGATTCGCTTTCTGCTAATGCTTCGCGTGGGACAATATAGTCTTTTAATTGCCGCCCAATTAATTCTTGATTCGTAATGCTGAAAAGTTTCATAAATGAAGCATTTACTGCTAAAACATTATAATATTCATTCACTATTACCATGGCATCAGGTGATGATTCAAAGATGATCTGAATGGCACTTAACCTGGCATCGCAATTTGTATGAAACTGACTATAGTCTGGCAAGCTTCAATTCCTCCCTCTACTGCCAAAGTGAATAGCAACCCATATTTTAAAATAGCAATCCCGAAAAACACAAAAGGATCAGGGATTGCCCTGATCCTCAACATTTTAATCACTAAAACGGCGGCCTGGCAATCATAGTTGTACTTACAACCTTAGACCCATAGCTTTGCGCCCTCACCTTTCGATAAGTTTGCCCAATATAAGATTATTTGTTAATTATTAGCATAACGTACTACACTAAGGCCGTCAAGATAATCATTGGTATTTAGATTGACTTCCAATAAAAAACGCACCTTAGCAATTGCTAGGTGCGTTTCGCAGTTAACGTCGACGGCCAAACCTGGCCTCAATCGGACGCATAGCTCGGGGCGGTTGAAGTATCTCAGCAAAGATTACCCCATTAAGAACTAAGGAAGGCTGCAGCTTATCCTCCCAGGCTGATTCAGTTTGTATTGACTGAGGTGCAGCGGATTGATGCTTAGCTTTAGCTGGTACTGCGTCAGGGACTAGGGCTTTTACAGTGCTAGCCACAGCAGCCTTTTGTTTTAGGACAGGCAGCGGATTCTTT
The Sporomusaceae bacterium FL31 genome window above contains:
- a CDS encoding transcriptional regulator; the encoded protein is MPDYSQFHTNCDARLSAIQIIFESSPDAMVIVNEYYNVLAVNASFMKLFSITNQELIGRQLKDYIVPREALAESESIRQAIASGQTIRMSVVRQRVNGQAVPVLLTAYPLIAKERQTGYCLIYQDVSDQAEKELAAKANEALLRAFAKAVPDKSFIFDEDGRHIEAFGEKLIKPRSELIGSTLHEVFPPEVAAIFLRQIRFTITSGKPQFTIRELEVNGEKEICEERIAPMDYLVNGRRTAAVILTDINKRTERIVFSNYALQRRSTFFNDIINGSKIVDEKAMNFAKTLGVDFSVPIFCCLLHSEQYADRSMGDAEYNSRRNLKNSLIEILGRDLEYLVWDCGDDIGVLYQGSSNGERETDLQAVYRLQEKVMQYNSNVPIVIGVGSRQTGPESLRKSYRQAWSAVLAAECQGESNPLKGICHYKDIGILQFLARFGKEEAANEFVEETIGNLIEYDQRKEIKLMSTLEAIVQSNSLQEAANKVCLHPKSVYYRKIRIEKILEKSIDSVDTKVAISIAIKLYQISKAKLK